A section of the Thermoplasmata archaeon genome encodes:
- the rpiA gene encoding ribose-5-phosphate isomerase RpiA, with protein MPSADELKRKAAEAALAYVKPGMVLGLGTGSTARYFLEGVARLIRDGADLKGVPTSLATAEAAKALGIPLTSLEERPSVDLCVDGADEVDPKLDLIKGLGGALFREKIVAAASKRFVVIVDASKLVPRLGTKAPVPVEVHPFGWKTAVAALEALGETVELRRRDSEAVRTDNGNHILDARFGPIRAPAKLAAKIAAIPGVVGHGLFLGMADAVLVASDEGVRTLRPTRTP; from the coding sequence ATTCCCTCGGCGGACGAGCTGAAGCGGAAGGCCGCGGAGGCCGCCCTGGCGTACGTCAAGCCGGGCATGGTCCTCGGGCTCGGGACCGGCTCGACGGCGCGATACTTCCTCGAAGGCGTCGCGCGCCTCATCCGCGACGGCGCCGACCTGAAAGGCGTGCCGACATCGCTCGCGACCGCCGAGGCGGCGAAGGCCCTGGGGATTCCGCTCACGTCGCTCGAGGAGCGACCCTCGGTGGACCTGTGCGTCGACGGCGCCGACGAGGTCGATCCGAAGCTCGACCTGATCAAGGGGCTCGGCGGCGCGCTGTTCCGGGAGAAAATCGTCGCGGCCGCGTCGAAGCGGTTCGTCGTGATCGTCGATGCGTCGAAGCTCGTGCCGCGCCTCGGGACGAAGGCCCCCGTGCCCGTGGAGGTCCACCCGTTCGGCTGGAAGACCGCCGTCGCGGCTCTGGAGGCGTTGGGCGAGACCGTCGAGCTGCGCCGGCGCGATTCGGAGGCCGTGCGCACGGACAACGGGAACCATATCCTCGACGCGCGCTTCGGGCCGATCCGGGCGCCGGCGAAGCTGGCGGCGAAGATCGCCGCGATCCCCGGCGTCGTCGGGCACGGGTTGTTCCTCGGGATGGCGGATGCCGTCCTCGTCGCATCGGACGAAGGCGTGCGGACCTTGCGGCCTACGCGAACGCCTTGA
- a CDS encoding creatininase family protein, whose protein sequence is MRLDEMTSEEFAAIAKKDPVVIVPVGALEEHGRHLPLGADMIQPLHVVDEVARRTGAFVAPSIPYGVCTTTRPYPGTVSVSVDALKAFVRDVLADLVRNGVRRVMIVSGHAGREHMMALRVAAQDVVNQGTGLKATVLSDYDIIYASEGLLPEGDGHAGAGETSRILTARPELVKGTSEPGRNEIPPYAVVEDPRKYWPGVTGDPSKASKALGEKLDRLVIDELVKLVDELRRRA, encoded by the coding sequence GTGCGCCTCGACGAGATGACCTCCGAGGAATTTGCCGCAATCGCGAAGAAAGATCCCGTCGTCATCGTGCCGGTCGGCGCGCTCGAGGAGCACGGCCGGCATCTTCCGCTCGGTGCGGACATGATCCAGCCGCTTCACGTCGTCGATGAGGTCGCGCGCCGCACCGGGGCCTTTGTGGCACCCTCCATCCCGTACGGCGTGTGCACGACGACGCGGCCTTACCCGGGCACGGTCAGCGTATCGGTCGACGCGCTGAAGGCGTTCGTCCGGGACGTCCTCGCGGACCTCGTCCGGAACGGCGTGCGGCGCGTGATGATCGTCAGCGGCCACGCCGGCCGCGAGCATATGATGGCCCTCCGCGTCGCCGCGCAGGACGTCGTCAATCAGGGAACGGGCCTCAAGGCGACGGTCCTCTCGGATTACGACATCATCTACGCGTCGGAGGGGCTACTGCCGGAAGGCGACGGCCATGCGGGCGCGGGCGAGACGTCCCGCATCCTGACCGCGCGGCCCGAGCTCGTGAAGGGCACAAGCGAACCGGGGAGGAACGAGATCCCGCCGTACGCGGTCGTCGAGGACCCGCGGAAATATTGGCCTGGCGTCACCGGCGATCCCTCGAAAGCCTCGAAGGCGCTCGGGGAGAAACTCGATCGGCTCGTGATCGACGAGCTCGTGAAGCTCGTGGACGAACTGCGGCGGAGGGCGTGA
- a CDS encoding diphthine--ammonia ligase, with amino-acid sequence MAALFSGGKDSTYATYVAMQRGWDVTHLISIVPEDRDSMLFHTPNLHLTPLQAEAMRIPLIRETAAMGEDGELDALRRIFGRVDVDGVIVGAIASDYQHARVNRIADEVGLRVFAPLWRRDPTRLVYDYLEAGLDIAFSSVSAEGLDASWLGRRWDDRVLQDLLRLQQTRGVHPCGEGGEFETLVLDAPPFEQSIEVVRATPDWRGTAGVWRVDEARLVPKPNRGS; translated from the coding sequence GTGGCCGCCCTGTTCTCCGGAGGGAAGGACTCGACTTACGCGACCTACGTCGCAATGCAGCGGGGCTGGGACGTCACGCACCTTATCTCGATCGTCCCGGAAGATCGGGACTCGATGCTGTTCCACACGCCCAACTTGCACCTCACTCCGCTCCAAGCGGAGGCGATGCGAATCCCCCTGATCCGCGAGACCGCGGCGATGGGAGAGGACGGCGAGCTTGACGCGTTACGGCGAATCTTCGGGCGGGTCGATGTGGACGGGGTGATCGTCGGGGCAATTGCATCAGATTACCAGCACGCCCGGGTGAATCGGATCGCCGACGAGGTCGGGCTCCGCGTCTTCGCCCCGCTGTGGCGTCGCGACCCGACGCGACTGGTCTACGACTACCTCGAGGCAGGCCTCGACATCGCCTTCTCCAGCGTCTCGGCGGAAGGCCTCGACGCGAGCTGGCTCGGCCGGCGATGGGACGACCGGGTCCTCCAAGACCTGCTCCGTCTCCAGCAGACGCGCGGCGTCCATCCGTGCGGGGAAGGCGGGGAGTTTGAGACGCTGGTCTTGGACGCGCCTCCGTTCGAGCAATCGATCGAGGTGGTGCGCGCCACGCCGGATTGGCGCGGGACGGCGGGGGTCTGGCGCGTGGACGAGGCTCGACTCGTGCCAAAACCGAACCGAGGATCGTGA